The genomic interval TGCCCTATGTCCCGATGACCGCCAAACGCGTCACCGGCATCGTCAGCCGCGGCGGCTCGATCATGGCGAAATGGTGCCTCGCGCATCACAAGGAGAGTTTCCTCTACGAGCGCTTCGACGAGATCACCGAGATCATGAAGGCCTACGACATCGCCTACTCGCTGGGCGACGGCCTGCGCCCCGGCTCCATCGCCGACGCCAATGACGAGGCGCAGTTCGCCGAGCTCTACACGCTGGGCGAGCTGACCAAGCGCGCTTGGGAGCAGGACGTGCAGGTGATGATCGAAGGCCCCGGCCACGTGCCGATGCACAAGATCAAGGAGAACATGGACAAGCAGCTCGAGGCCTGCGGCGAGGCGCCGTTCTACACGCTCGGCCCGCTCGTCACCGATATCGCGCCGGGTTACGACCACATCACCAGCGGCATCGGCGCGGCGCAGATCGGCTGGTACGGCACCGCCATGCTCTGCTACGTCACGCCCAAGGAACACCTGGGCCTGCCCGACCGCGACGATGTGAAGGTGGGCGTCGTCACCTACAAGCTCGCCGCCCACGCCGCCGACCTTGCCAAGGGGCACCCGGCGGCCAAGGTCCGCGACGATGCGCTGAGCCGCGCCCGCTTCGAATTCCGCTGGCGCGACCAGTTCAACCTGTCGCTCGACCCCGACACCGCCGAGCAATACCACGACCAGACCCTCCCCGCGGAAGGCGCCAAGACCGCGCATTTCTGCTCGATGTGCGGCCCGAAGTTCTGCTCGATGAAGATCACGCAGGAAGTGCGCGACTTCGCGGCCAGGCAGAACTCGGACAGCTATCTGGCGAGCGAGAACATCAAGCGCGAGACTTCTCCGCAAGAGGCCGAAGAAGCGCGCGAGGGGATGGAGGAGATGAGCCGCGTCTACGAGGAAACCGGGCGCGAGCTATACATCGGGCAGGGTGACCGTGAGCATGACTGACCTTCGATGAGCCGTATTCCCCCCTGGCCCCGCTGGCTCGGCGTCGCCGGATTACTGCCGCAGTGGACGCTCCTGTTTGTGCTGGCGGTGGGAGGCGATTACTGGCGCTTCGCGGCGCTAGCGCTCGCCTGGGGATACGCCGCGCTCATCTTCAGCTTTCTCGGCGGAATGTGGTGGGGACTGGCCGCGCGTGGCGTAGAGCGGGTTGACGGCTGGGTGTGGATCGCCGCCGTCCTCCCGAGCCTGATTGCCCTTGCCACCTATACCCCCTGGGTGTTCGGAGCCGAGTGGCCCGGCCCCTCGCTCATCGTGCTGGGCATCGCGATCCTCCTGACGCCGCTGGTGGACCGCAAGCTGCGCCCGCTGGCGCCCGACTGGTGGATGAGCCTGCGCTGGCCGCTATCGGTGGGGCTGGGAATCGCAACGCTGCTATGCGGGGTCGTCTGAGGAGTAAGGCGCGCGCTACGCGCGGCAACCCGCGCCGGGTAGAAATGAAACACCGCCCGCGCGAGGCTATGGCGTCGTCTACCAGTCGCGGGAAACCATGCGAGACGCGAGATAGCCCTCCAGCGAGGTACGGCCCTTCTCGCTGAGCCTGACGAACCGGCGCCGACGATCGCTGATATCCGCTTCGATGACCGTGAAACCCTCTTCTTCCAGAACATTGAGCCAGCGCAGCGCCGTGGTTTGCGGAACGCACGCTGCCGCACAGGCGCTGGTAACCGAAACCGGTTTTCCCTTCCGGTTCTGGACATAGAGATCGAGCAAGACATCCCATACCGGTTCGGCGAGGAAGTCCTGCGGGAAATAAACGGCTCGCTCGCGACGAGCACGATATTCCCTTTCGGCGATCTTCGCGAGGGCATCACGATCGTAGGCGGGCTTGGAACGGCGTCTTGCTTTTCCGGTGCATGGTTCCTGATCGTTGGCCGGTTTCTCGGCGAGCAGTGTGCTGGCGATCTGCACGATCTGCTTGAGGCTTTGCCGATCAAACCCTTTTTCTACAGCCATGACGTCGCTCCCGTGCGCATGCTGCAGACTCGCGGCGGCGCAAAGATGAGATGGTCGACCAGTTCGATGTCGAGCGCCGCGCAAATCTTGCCAAGGCGGCGCGTCGATTCCGAATCCTCGGCGCTGGGGCGCGGATCGCCCGATGGGTGATTGTGAGCGATGACGAGCCTGTCGGCCCCGCAGGCGAGCGCGCGTTCGGCTATCGGTCGCATTCGCAGCGAGACGAAGCTTCGATCACCCGCAGC from Aurantiacibacter spongiae carries:
- a CDS encoding DUF3429 domain-containing protein encodes the protein MSRIPPWPRWLGVAGLLPQWTLLFVLAVGGDYWRFAALALAWGYAALIFSFLGGMWWGLAARGVERVDGWVWIAAVLPSLIALATYTPWVFGAEWPGPSLIVLGIAILLTPLVDRKLRPLAPDWWMSLRWPLSVGLGIATLLCGVV
- a CDS encoding JAB domain-containing protein; translation: MTPAGEAAFRECHALLSDDGQERLAGVFLRENELLRAEVLAAGDRSFVSLRMRPIAERALACGADRLVIAHNHPSGDPRPSAEDSESTRRLGKICAALDIELVDHLIFAPPRVCSMRTGATSWL
- a CDS encoding helix-turn-helix domain-containing protein, encoding MAVEKGFDRQSLKQIVQIASTLLAEKPANDQEPCTGKARRRSKPAYDRDALAKIAEREYRARRERAVYFPQDFLAEPVWDVLLDLYVQNRKGKPVSVTSACAAACVPQTTALRWLNVLEEEGFTVIEADISDRRRRFVRLSEKGRTSLEGYLASRMVSRDW
- the thiC gene encoding phosphomethylpyrimidine synthase ThiC, translated to MADINSKLEIGVTTGAIRGSRKIHVGPRKVAMREIDLEPGSGEPPVRVYDTSGPYTDPAAAIDIHAGLPPLRREWQLARGDVEEYAARDVKPEDNGQFGPDRSGGVPAFPNVAKTVLRAKPGANLSQMHYAKRGIVTPEMEYVAERENLGREKLREAPDGNSWGAAIPEYVTPEFVRDEVARGRAIIPSNVNHPECEPMAIGRNFLVKINANIGNSAVASDVASEVDKMVWSIRWGADTVMDLSTGRNIHDTREWIIRNSPVPIGTVPIYQALEKVGGIAEDLTWEIFRDTLIEQAEQGVDYFTIHAGVRLPYVPMTAKRVTGIVSRGGSIMAKWCLAHHKESFLYERFDEITEIMKAYDIAYSLGDGLRPGSIADANDEAQFAELYTLGELTKRAWEQDVQVMIEGPGHVPMHKIKENMDKQLEACGEAPFYTLGPLVTDIAPGYDHITSGIGAAQIGWYGTAMLCYVTPKEHLGLPDRDDVKVGVVTYKLAAHAADLAKGHPAAKVRDDALSRARFEFRWRDQFNLSLDPDTAEQYHDQTLPAEGAKTAHFCSMCGPKFCSMKITQEVRDFAARQNSDSYLASENIKRETSPQEAEEAREGMEEMSRVYEETGRELYIGQGDREHD